The sequence below is a genomic window from Candidatus Margulisiibacteriota bacterium.
AGAAGAAGTAAGAATAATGATTGCCGAAATAAAAGCGAAACAAAATATATCTTAGTTTAGCTACTACTTTAAAAAATATTATCGTCAAGGATTTACATTCAAAAAAAACGAGATATACAAAATTATTTCCCATTCGCAAGCTTGATAATGCATCGTATTTTTATCATCTATGTTTAAAACCTTTAAGATAAGGGAATAACAACAATTGTTATATAAAAAAATAGTTACTACAGCTATTGAAGAAAGGAGGCTTGATGAGTTATAACTAATGTAGGATGAATTGGAAGGTCTAAATATCGGATTGGCCCGCATGTCGGAAATCCCCTTTTAAGTAAGATTGTGACCTTCCTCCAAATATTTTCTTAGGAGGGAAAAAATGTCTTTAAATACAGTAGATGAAAGAATCGTTTTGCAAATGGTTCAACAGGGGGACAGGGACAGCAAAGAAACGCTAATCGCAAACAATCTTGGTTTGCTTTACAAATATACCAGAAAATACAATCACAAATATTCTCAGGATATCTTTCAAGAAGCTGCCATTGCTTTTTTGCATGCAGCAAAAAGATACGAATTCGACAGAGGAACAAAGTTCTCCACCTATGCTACGTTCTGGATTATGCAAGCAGCCAACAGAGGCTACCAGAAACTAGTAAGAGATGTCAGACTTCCATCTAACATTTTAGAGAACGTTCAAAAAATCAAAAAAGCTATTACTTATTATATGACTGAGAATCATTGTGAACCTGATACAGCTGAATTATCAAAAATCACAGGGATCAATCAATCAAAAATCGAATACTACAAAATGTTCGCAGCCAATTCGTCTTCTCTTGATGTTGTGGTTGATGATAATGAAAACTCACTAGGTAGCTACATCGAAGATCCCTCCATCAAAAGATTTGAAGAAAAGCTAGACGAGGATGAATTAGACAACGCTCTTTATGGAGCTCTAGACAGCCTTAGCAGTAGAGAAAAGTTTATTATTGAACGCCACTTTGGTTTAAAAGACTTAGAACCAATGAGTCTTTCAGAGATTGCAAGACTACTACAAGTTAGCAGAGAAAGAATTAGACAAATAAAAGAAAGAGCATTGAAGAAAATTAAAGATCAATATAATGAAGAATTAGCAGTGTATCTTTAAAACTCAACGTTGAATTAGCTTGAATATTTATTCAGGCTAATTCAGATCATCAAAAGCTATAAATCGTTAAGCATGGATTCGAAATCAATTTCAGAAGAATTAACTTTTTTACTTTTAGGAGTTTCCTCAATATCAAGGTGAAAGTCCATTGATGAATCTTTTTTACTTATATCTTCTTCAGGCACTATTTCTGGTTTTGCTTCTGCTACTGGTTTTTTGCTTTCCTTTAAAACATTAGCAACTTTGTTAACTGTTTCTAAGTCTACCTTGTCATCAGAGTGATAATCTAATCCTGTAGATGAAAGCATATTTTTTAACTCATCTATCCTAACATCTATCTTTGCTAGTTCTTCTCTTTGCTTTTGCAGAACGTTCTCTTTAAGAACTTTTAATTCTTCTATTCTAATTTTTATGAATTCATCCATTTAAAATCCCCCATAACTCAATATAATAATGAATTATAACAAACAATCATCAATTAAGCATATAGTTTGCATTTCTTTATCAATATTCTAAAAAACAAAAACAGCAAAATCTACGAAACATACGTGTTTAATAGTTAATCAATTTGCACAAAAACTCAATAGGTAGTAAACTATTACCCGTTTGTGTACAAGGTAAATTTAACTTGCAATAAACTAGTATTTTTCTTATGTTCTCTCATTTTCTCAGTCTAAAAAGAAAGTAAGAAGACATAAAAACTTGCCTCTTTTTTGCAATTATTTTTAATTTGTTCTCAAAAAAATCAGGTAAAGAGGAGTCCAATATGAGTAAGAAAAAAATGGAAACTGTTGACGGAAATACCGCCGCAGCACACGTAGCTTATGCGTATAGTGAGCTAGCTGCTATCTATCCTATCACGCCGTCATCAAATATGGGTGAATATACCGATGCGTGGGCAACAGCAGGAAGAAAAAATATTTTTGGCGAAATAGTGGAAGTTGTTGAAATGCAATCAGAAGCTGGAGCAGCCGGGACATGTCATGGTTCTATCTCTGCTGGAGCATTAACAACAACGTTTACTGCTTCTCAAGGACTTCTTCTAATGATTCCTAATATGTATAAGATTGCTGGAGAATTACAGCCAACAGTGTTCCATGTATCCGCAAGATCACTTGCTTGCCAATCCTTATCCATCTTCGGCGACCATTCAGACGTTATGGCAGTTAGAAACACAGGCTTTGCCCTAATGGGTGCTGGTTCTATTCAAGAAACTCATGATTTAGCTATTGTTTCACACCTAGCAACACTAGAATCAAGAGTTCCTTTTCTTAGCTTCTTTGATGGTTTCAGAACAAGTCATGAAATCCAAAAAGTTGAACTCAGCGACTATGAAACGCTTAAATCATTTGTTGATATGAAATATGTTGAGCAATTCAGAGACATGGCGCTTAGACCAGAAAAACCAACATTAAAAACTGGACAACAGGCTCCGGATGTATATTTCCAAGGAAGAGAAACAGTTAACAAATACTATGATGCTATTCCTGGAATTGTTAAAAAATATATGAAATTAGTTGGGGACAAACTTGGTAGAGAATACAACTTATTTGATTACGTTGGCGCAAAAGATGCTGACAAAATAATCATTGCAATTGGCTCTGCTTGTGAAACTATTGAAGAAACTATTGATTTTTTAATAAATAGAGGCGAAAAGGTTGGATTATTAAAAATAAGACTTTATCGTCCATTCTCAGTTAAAGACTTTATTGAAGCTATCCCGGCTTCAGTGAAAAAAATAGCTGTATTAGATAGAACAAAAGAACCAGGCTCAATCGGTGAACCATTATATTTAGATGCAGTTACTGCCCTACAAGGCAAAAACATCAAAATTGTTGGTGGAAGATATGGGCTTTCCTCTAAAGAATTTACACCAAGCATGGTCAAAGCTATTTATGACCACTTAGATGGTGCTTGTACTCACAACTTTACTGTTGGTATTGAAGATGATGTAACTAACACTTCTATCAAGA
It includes:
- a CDS encoding sigma-70 family RNA polymerase sigma factor — encoded protein: MSLNTVDERIVLQMVQQGDRDSKETLIANNLGLLYKYTRKYNHKYSQDIFQEAAIAFLHAAKRYEFDRGTKFSTYATFWIMQAANRGYQKLVRDVRLPSNILENVQKIKKAITYYMTENHCEPDTAELSKITGINQSKIEYYKMFAANSSSLDVVVDDNENSLGSYIEDPSIKRFEEKLDEDELDNALYGALDSLSSREKFIIERHFGLKDLEPMSLSEIARLLQVSRERIRQIKERALKKIKDQYNEELAVYL